One part of the Tunicatimonas pelagia genome encodes these proteins:
- a CDS encoding TetR/AcrR family transcriptional regulator — MGITERKERERREMRELILSTAINLFVEQGYESVSMRNIAEVMEYSPATIYLYFKDKNELLYALSEEGFRKFFAYFQSLPPQEDPLKRLQELGRIYIRFALENPVYYDLMFIMRSPMESHHTGESWDLGMESHGILTSVVKECIEYGYFQQKDPDTVAFMVWSFVHGLVSFKIRDRMKMYENQDHEEFIYDALALFNNMLGSL, encoded by the coding sequence ATGGGTATCACTGAACGTAAAGAGCGAGAAAGGAGAGAGATGCGAGAGCTTATTTTGAGCACTGCTATCAATCTATTTGTTGAGCAAGGCTACGAAAGTGTGAGTATGCGAAATATTGCGGAAGTGATGGAGTACAGCCCGGCGACTATCTACTTGTACTTTAAAGATAAGAACGAACTGCTCTACGCGCTGAGCGAAGAAGGGTTCCGGAAGTTCTTCGCTTACTTTCAATCACTCCCTCCGCAGGAAGATCCATTAAAAAGATTGCAGGAGCTAGGGCGAATATACATACGCTTTGCGCTGGAAAATCCGGTGTACTACGATCTAATGTTTATCATGCGCTCGCCGATGGAATCACACCATACGGGGGAGAGCTGGGATTTGGGCATGGAAAGTCATGGGATACTTACTTCTGTGGTAAAAGAGTGTATTGAGTATGGTTATTTTCAGCAAAAAGACCCCGATACGGTAGCCTTCATGGTATGGTCATTTGTACACGGTTTAGTATCGTTTAAAATTAGGGATCGGATGAAAATGTATGAAAATCAAGATCATGAAGAGTTTATTTATGATGCGTTAGCCCTTTTTAACAATATGTTAGGCAGTCTCTAA
- a CDS encoding TolC family protein: MNRIPIVVLMVLTILPAYGQTVLDDYVELGLKNNQQLIREQLGTQLAAEKEKEARGRYLPDVALDASYTWAQGGRIIDVPAGDLVNPAYEGLNQILGENRYPTNIPNVSEQFLPNNFHETKIRIIQPILNSRIYYGYKAQTAQRSAQQAQQAAYENQLIKEIKTAYFQHLAAREQLSILTDTKDLLEELLRVNQRLVANDKATPEIVYAARADVSEIESQLANARKQINTSRIFFNYLLSRDLGDSILVDATTTSPPSSVSLSLNSLQQQALADRHELAQLRYGMEASNLAVKLNRSFLLPEITAVADVGFQGFDYTFDDDQDFWLVQLGLTWPIFQGGQNRSRVQQAVLGQQQLESELVDLQQRITLEVSQSYYEWQEAQQILEFRQDERQFAQETFRIISKKYRQDQAILVELQEARTNFTTAQLSESIARYDLKIKEAALEAAINLP; the protein is encoded by the coding sequence ATGAACCGAATACCAATTGTGGTGCTGATGGTACTAACCATTCTACCTGCCTACGGGCAAACAGTGCTCGATGATTACGTTGAGCTAGGGCTAAAAAATAACCAGCAATTAATCCGAGAGCAGTTGGGCACGCAACTGGCTGCCGAAAAAGAGAAAGAAGCCCGCGGCCGCTATTTGCCCGATGTTGCTCTCGATGCCTCCTACACTTGGGCGCAAGGCGGGCGTATTATCGACGTTCCGGCTGGTGACTTAGTAAATCCGGCCTACGAAGGGCTCAATCAAATACTGGGTGAGAATCGCTACCCCACGAATATCCCGAACGTTAGTGAACAGTTTTTACCCAATAACTTTCACGAAACTAAAATCCGTATTATTCAACCCATCTTAAATAGTCGGATTTACTACGGTTACAAAGCCCAAACCGCTCAGCGGTCGGCGCAACAGGCTCAGCAAGCAGCCTACGAAAATCAGCTGATCAAGGAGATTAAAACCGCCTACTTTCAGCATCTGGCCGCTCGGGAGCAACTATCCATTCTCACTGATACCAAAGACTTACTAGAAGAATTACTTCGGGTGAACCAACGGCTGGTGGCTAATGACAAAGCTACCCCCGAAATTGTTTACGCAGCTCGGGCTGACGTGAGTGAAATTGAAAGTCAACTAGCCAACGCTCGCAAGCAGATAAATACTTCTCGTATCTTCTTCAACTATTTACTAAGCCGTGACTTGGGTGATAGTATATTGGTAGATGCTACGACTACCAGCCCACCGTCATCCGTTTCTCTATCATTAAACAGTTTACAGCAGCAAGCTCTAGCTGATCGGCACGAATTGGCTCAACTGCGCTACGGGATGGAAGCTAGCAACCTCGCAGTGAAATTGAACCGCAGCTTTCTGCTACCTGAAATTACTGCGGTAGCTGATGTAGGCTTTCAGGGCTTTGATTATACTTTTGATGATGACCAGGACTTCTGGTTGGTACAACTGGGGCTGACTTGGCCTATTTTTCAGGGTGGGCAAAACCGAAGCCGAGTTCAGCAAGCCGTACTGGGGCAGCAGCAGTTAGAGTCTGAGTTGGTAGACCTTCAGCAACGTATTACGCTGGAGGTATCCCAATCCTACTACGAATGGCAGGAAGCTCAGCAAATCCTGGAGTTCCGGCAAGATGAACGGCAGTTCGCGCAAGAAACCTTTCGGATAATCAGCAAGAAATATCGTCAAGACCAAGCCATTCTGGTCGAGCTTCAGGAAGCCCGTACCAATTTTACGACGGCTCAGCTCAGTGAGTCGATTGCTCGCTACGATCTTAAAATCAAAGAAGCTGCCCTAGAAGCAGCCATTAATCTCCCTTAA
- a CDS encoding efflux RND transporter periplasmic adaptor subunit translates to MKTNYLILGSFLLLGLASCKQEYAPQNEAAQTTTKRVVVQELTPDSEPITLIASGVLASESEMNLSFKIGGIVQAVLVQEGQSVKKGQLLAKLNLAEINAQVSQARNAFKKAERDLQRAENLYRDTVATLEQKQNAETAYEVAQANLEIAEFNQRYATVVAPVTGKILKKMVEASELISPGQPSFVLGSSGTQGAQVIKIGLADQDIVQVALGDSAQINFDAFPQRNYPARVTEVAEAANPATGTFEVELTLDAQYYPELKNGFVGKVALYPSLTPSHIKIPMAALVEGDQRQATVFVSTDRQTVKRQRLPVSSIHSNYFTVTEGTVQPSTWVVLDGNAYLNDLDSITIDN, encoded by the coding sequence ATGAAAACTAATTATTTAATTCTCGGCAGCTTCTTACTGCTAGGCTTAGCCAGTTGTAAACAGGAATACGCTCCGCAAAATGAGGCAGCCCAAACAACTACCAAACGAGTGGTGGTACAGGAGCTGACCCCTGATTCAGAACCAATTACCCTGATTGCCAGTGGCGTACTGGCTTCGGAATCGGAAATGAATCTGTCCTTTAAGATCGGCGGTATTGTCCAGGCTGTATTAGTACAGGAAGGGCAATCAGTGAAGAAAGGACAGTTATTAGCAAAGCTAAACTTAGCTGAGATCAACGCCCAGGTATCGCAAGCTCGCAATGCGTTCAAAAAGGCCGAGCGTGATTTGCAGCGAGCCGAAAACCTCTATCGGGATACGGTAGCTACGCTGGAGCAAAAGCAAAATGCTGAAACTGCTTACGAAGTAGCTCAGGCTAATCTCGAGATTGCCGAATTCAACCAACGCTATGCAACGGTTGTGGCTCCGGTAACAGGTAAGATTCTTAAGAAAATGGTAGAAGCCAGTGAGTTGATTTCTCCCGGTCAACCTTCGTTCGTACTCGGAAGTTCCGGTACGCAAGGAGCTCAGGTGATTAAAATCGGGTTAGCCGATCAGGACATTGTGCAAGTAGCCTTGGGCGATTCGGCTCAGATCAACTTTGATGCTTTCCCTCAACGAAACTATCCGGCGCGAGTAACCGAAGTGGCGGAAGCGGCTAATCCGGCTACCGGAACGTTTGAAGTAGAATTGACGCTAGACGCGCAGTATTATCCCGAACTCAAAAACGGTTTTGTTGGTAAAGTTGCGCTATACCCCTCGCTTACCCCCAGCCACATTAAAATTCCGATGGCCGCTTTGGTAGAGGGCGACCAAAGGCAAGCGACAGTCTTCGTCTCTACCGACCGGCAAACTGTAAAGCGACAAAGGTTACCTGTTTCCAGCATCCACAGCAACTACTTCACCGTGACCGAAGGTACAGTGCAGCCCTCAACTTGGGTAGTGCTAGACGGTAATGCGTACCTGAACGACTTAGATAGTATTACAATTGATAATTGA
- a CDS encoding efflux RND transporter permease subunit — protein sequence MKLPKLAIKNQQFVYVLVVLVLFIGIRSFVSMPKSEDPFLSTPSYTIIAVYPGTSPEDMEELVADPIEDVVDALDDIDEIRTEITNGLVVMQVEGEFGIDADDKYDEILAEVNGIRNELPTLYSLEVNQFKPEERVTIQQFALVSESASFQQLYDMAEDLEEEIEQLAFVKRTEVEAYPLEEIRVSVDFQKMAQLGIPLRQVLRILQGDNANIPGGDITSGNLSFNIQSTGGYESLEDVSNTAVRSSDGQIVYLRDFAKVTRDYEDERWKARFNGQRCLYVNVYQKRNTSILTLADELKMVSTSFQETLPAEVQLATAFEQAPAVEARISDFVNNLLQGIILVGVVIALFLGWRSALVVMTVIPLSIVLAITTLDFSGYALQQISIAALVIALGLLVDNAIVVIENIVRFRREGYPLREAAAKGTQEVGYAIVSSTFTTILAFAPLALLSSGAGEFLRTLPLTVIYALSASLLLALAFTPIVTSRVLPASTTHTEKGTWLSQKIDWLIIQAYRPSVNFALRRGWVPVVTGVLLLVGASALFPSIGVSFFPTADKSLLLVKVDLPYSASLQRTEQAVRFVEEVLDTTDYVKNYTVNVGHGNPQVYYNSIPEEYKKYHGEVLINFKEWDPATFYATLAQLRNAFAQYSGARITFRELTNGAPFEAPVEILLLGDNLDTLKRIGYDIEDIIRSSPGTQDVDNPMALAKTDVKVAVNRDKASLYNISLLDLDQTVRASLNGIQVDEVVLEEDDETYPMVVRIPFTDEPTLDDFGRVYLARDDGQSVPLRQVADVEFKAEYAKISHFNTTRSLGITANVDDPDRTKDITEAIIPSLDSYEWPEGYSYYIGGEYETQQESFGDLGTLLAVALLGIFAILVLQFRSLVQPLIIFSAIPLAVTGSFVALFITGWSFSFFAFVGFISLVGIVVNNSIILVDYTNQLMREGLEKATAIRQASERRFTPIVLTTLTTILGLIPLTVSGTNLWSPLGWTLIGGLVSSMLLTLIIVPVLYNWFTKENKLEPITQ from the coding sequence ATGAAACTTCCCAAACTCGCTATAAAAAACCAGCAATTTGTGTACGTACTAGTCGTACTCGTACTGTTCATTGGCATTCGCTCTTTTGTGTCTATGCCCAAATCAGAAGATCCATTTTTATCTACACCAAGCTACACGATCATTGCAGTTTATCCGGGAACAAGTCCGGAAGATATGGAGGAGCTAGTTGCTGATCCGATAGAGGATGTAGTTGATGCATTGGATGACATTGATGAGATACGCACTGAAATCACCAACGGCTTGGTCGTAATGCAGGTCGAAGGTGAGTTTGGTATTGATGCCGACGATAAGTACGATGAAATACTCGCCGAAGTAAACGGTATCCGTAACGAACTGCCGACCCTATACTCACTAGAAGTGAATCAGTTTAAACCCGAAGAACGGGTCACTATTCAGCAATTTGCTTTGGTATCCGAGTCCGCTTCTTTCCAGCAGTTATACGATATGGCTGAAGATTTAGAAGAAGAAATCGAGCAACTGGCTTTTGTTAAGAGAACCGAAGTAGAAGCCTATCCATTGGAAGAAATCCGGGTAAGTGTAGACTTTCAAAAGATGGCACAACTGGGTATTCCACTAAGGCAGGTATTAAGAATTTTACAAGGTGATAATGCGAATATCCCCGGGGGCGATATTACTTCGGGCAATCTGAGTTTCAACATTCAGTCTACCGGCGGCTACGAATCTCTGGAAGATGTTAGCAATACGGCTGTTCGCTCTTCGGATGGTCAGATTGTCTATCTGCGTGATTTTGCCAAGGTCACTCGCGATTATGAAGATGAGCGCTGGAAAGCCCGTTTCAACGGCCAACGTTGTCTGTACGTAAATGTATACCAAAAGCGAAACACTAGCATTCTAACCCTGGCCGACGAGTTGAAAATGGTATCAACCTCGTTTCAGGAAACATTACCCGCCGAAGTTCAGCTAGCAACTGCTTTCGAGCAAGCCCCTGCCGTAGAGGCTCGTATCAGCGATTTTGTGAATAACCTACTACAAGGAATTATACTGGTGGGGGTAGTTATTGCACTCTTCTTAGGCTGGCGTTCGGCGTTAGTCGTCATGACGGTTATTCCTTTATCTATCGTTCTAGCTATTACTACCTTAGATTTCTCGGGGTATGCTCTTCAGCAAATTAGTATTGCGGCCTTGGTAATTGCATTGGGGCTGCTGGTAGACAATGCCATTGTGGTGATTGAGAATATTGTGCGCTTCAGGCGTGAGGGGTACCCACTGCGAGAAGCAGCGGCAAAAGGGACTCAGGAGGTGGGCTACGCCATTGTCAGTTCTACCTTCACTACCATACTAGCTTTTGCTCCGTTGGCGCTTTTATCCAGCGGTGCGGGTGAGTTTTTGCGTACGTTGCCACTAACGGTTATCTACGCACTATCGGCTTCCTTATTGTTAGCATTGGCGTTTACACCGATTGTTACCAGTCGGGTACTACCAGCTTCTACTACGCATACGGAAAAAGGTACTTGGCTAAGTCAAAAAATAGATTGGCTGATAATCCAGGCTTATCGTCCTTCGGTGAATTTTGCTTTACGGCGAGGCTGGGTTCCAGTGGTAACCGGAGTGTTACTACTAGTTGGAGCAAGTGCCCTGTTTCCCAGTATTGGGGTCAGTTTTTTTCCTACAGCGGATAAGAGTCTATTGCTGGTGAAAGTTGATTTGCCCTATTCCGCCAGTTTGCAACGAACCGAGCAAGCTGTGCGCTTTGTAGAGGAAGTACTGGATACGACGGATTACGTGAAGAATTATACGGTGAATGTAGGCCACGGTAACCCTCAGGTGTACTACAACAGCATTCCGGAGGAGTATAAAAAGTACCACGGTGAAGTGCTCATCAACTTCAAGGAGTGGGATCCAGCTACCTTTTACGCTACACTAGCCCAGCTGCGTAACGCTTTCGCCCAGTATTCCGGTGCTCGGATTACCTTTCGGGAGCTAACCAATGGTGCCCCATTTGAAGCCCCAGTAGAGATTCTGTTGTTAGGGGATAATTTGGACACGCTAAAACGTATCGGCTACGATATTGAAGATATTATCCGTAGTTCGCCCGGTACTCAAGATGTAGATAATCCGATGGCCTTAGCCAAAACGGATGTGAAGGTAGCTGTTAACCGTGATAAAGCTTCGTTGTACAATATTTCCCTGCTAGATTTAGATCAAACGGTACGAGCCAGCCTCAACGGTATTCAGGTAGACGAGGTGGTGCTGGAGGAAGATGATGAAACGTATCCAATGGTCGTTCGTATTCCGTTTACCGATGAGCCAACCTTAGATGATTTTGGGAGAGTTTACCTGGCTCGAGATGATGGGCAATCGGTGCCGCTTCGGCAAGTGGCTGATGTGGAGTTTAAGGCGGAGTACGCCAAAATATCTCACTTCAATACTACCCGCTCGCTGGGCATCACGGCTAATGTAGACGACCCTGATCGCACCAAAGACATTACTGAAGCCATTATTCCATCATTAGACAGTTACGAGTGGCCCGAAGGATATAGCTACTACATTGGAGGTGAATACGAAACTCAGCAAGAAAGCTTTGGTGATCTAGGTACACTACTAGCCGTTGCCCTGTTGGGAATCTTTGCGATTTTAGTGCTACAATTCCGCTCGTTAGTGCAGCCACTGATTATTTTCTCGGCCATTCCACTGGCGGTGACTGGTTCGTTTGTGGCCTTGTTTATCACGGGATGGTCATTTTCTTTCTTTGCCTTCGTTGGTTTTATCAGTTTGGTCGGCATTGTAGTTAATAACTCTATCATTTTAGTGGACTACACTAACCAACTGATGCGGGAAGGTCTGGAAAAAGCTACGGCCATCCGGCAGGCTAGTGAACGCCGCTTTACACCCATTGTGCTAACTACGCTAACTACCATTCTGGGACTTATTCCACTCACTGTTTCGGGCACTAATCTGTGGTCGCCATTGGGCTGGACATTGATCGGTGGTCTGGTTTCCTCTATGCTACTAACCCTAATTATTGTTCCGGTGCTGTACAATTGGTTTACTAAAGAAAATAAGCTGGAACCTATCACTCAATAA
- a CDS encoding SDR family NAD(P)-dependent oxidoreductase gives MHLSEKEKKRLQTNYGSWALVTGASSGIGYELAERLAEAGLNLLLTARSEEKLTEFAASLQSKYSTQAKVVVADMSTAIGIDTLIHASQDFEIGLIVVSAGFGTSGDFITSALDDELAMLQVNCTALLSLTHHFAQRFKTQQRGGIVLLSSIVGFQGVPYAAHYAATKAYVQSLGEALAIELKPQGIDVLTAAPGPVSSGFASRANMQMDQTLRTEDVGVPILRALGRKSTVLPGWLSKLLVGSLSILPRWGKVRMMSLVMGGMTKHQRI, from the coding sequence ATGCATCTCTCCGAAAAAGAAAAAAAACGCTTACAGACGAATTACGGTTCCTGGGCACTAGTCACCGGGGCATCTTCGGGTATTGGTTATGAATTGGCCGAGCGGTTAGCCGAAGCTGGTTTAAATTTGCTACTGACCGCCCGAAGCGAAGAAAAATTGACCGAGTTTGCCGCATCTTTGCAATCAAAGTATAGTACCCAGGCCAAGGTGGTGGTCGCGGATATGTCGACGGCAATCGGAATTGACACGCTGATTCATGCTTCTCAGGATTTTGAGATAGGGTTAATCGTTGTCTCAGCCGGGTTTGGCACTTCAGGAGATTTTATTACCTCTGCGCTAGATGATGAATTAGCCATGCTACAGGTAAACTGTACGGCACTACTTTCTCTCACCCACCACTTTGCCCAACGATTTAAGACTCAACAACGTGGTGGTATTGTTCTACTTAGTTCCATTGTGGGGTTTCAGGGAGTGCCTTACGCCGCGCATTATGCAGCTACTAAAGCCTACGTTCAGTCGTTAGGGGAAGCTCTTGCTATTGAACTTAAACCTCAAGGCATTGATGTGCTCACTGCTGCTCCTGGACCAGTTTCCAGTGGGTTTGCCTCCCGAGCCAATATGCAAATGGATCAAACGCTTCGTACCGAAGATGTGGGGGTACCCATACTCCGAGCATTAGGTCGAAAATCTACTGTTTTGCCAGGGTGGCTCAGTAAACTACTGGTAGGTTCACTTAGTATCTTACCTCGCTGGGGTAAAGTACGGATGATGAGCCTGGTAATGGGTGGTATGACGAAGCATCAGCGGATATAG